A region from the Fusarium graminearum PH-1 chromosome 4, whole genome shotgun sequence genome encodes:
- a CDS encoding nonsense-mediated mRNA decay protein 3, producing the protein MSMDLDDQPISIAPTTQQTGAATILCCNCGAPIDGTASTGALCYDCIKLTVDISQGVQREATLNFCRDCDRWLMPPTSWIVASPESRELLALCLKKLRGLNKVRIVDASFIWTEPHSRRIRVKITIQDEVQDGMLLQQTFEVIYVVAYQQCPECAKSYTANVWRAAVQVRQKVLHKRTFLFLEQLIMKHGAHKDTLNIREAKDGIDFFFSQRNQAEKFIDFLNSVVPVKTKASQELISQDVHTSKASFKFTYSAELVPICKDDLVALPIKMAKQSGNISPLLLCHKIGTSVYLLDPQTLQTCDISAPIYWRAPFLSLTDTRELVEFVVMDIETTGTQKGKWTLAEATVARASDLGVNDRTYFTRTHMGRLLQPGDSAMGYLLAGTVFNNTEYEAIENSNTYSSTIPDVILIKKHYPGRRKNRKRNWQLKRMNKDEGELLPKKADQERMDQEYEQFLRDVEEDEELRATLALYKAQKRAEEEMSVAETEEDDEAPHVDMDELLDDFDELTVQDRPMED; encoded by the coding sequence GGAACCGCATCAACTGGAGCTCTCTGCTATGACTGCATCAAGCTCACTGTCGACATCTCACAGGGCGTCCAGCGAGAGGCGACCCTCAACTTCTGCCGAGACTGCGACCGATGGCTCATGCCCCCCACCAGCTGGATTGTCGCCTCTCCCGAATCCCGCGAACTGTTGGCCCTGTGCCTCAAGAAACTTCGAGGTCTAAATAAAGTCCGTATTGTCGACGCTAGTTTCATTTGGACCGAGCCTCACTCGCGAAGAATCAGGGTCAAGATCACTATCCAAGATGAAGTCCAGGATGGCATGCTGCTCCAGCAGACTTTCGAGGTCATTTATGTTGTGGCGTACCAACAGTGCCCTGAGTGTGCCAAATCATACACTGCCAACGTTTGGCGAGCTGCTGTCCAGGTCCGCCAAAAGGTTCTCCACAAGCGAACTTTCCTGTTCCTCGAGCAACTCATTATGAAGCACGGCGCCCATAAGGATACCCTTAACATcagagaagccaaggatgGTATcgactttttcttctcaCAAAGGAACCAGGCCGAGAAGTTTATTGACTTCCTCAACTCCGTGGTGcctgtcaagaccaaggcctCCCAGGAGCTGATTTCTCAAGATGTACACACTTCCAAGGCGTCGTTCAAGTTCACATACTCGGCCGAGTTGGTGCCTATATGCAAGGACGACTTGGTTGCTTTGCCCATCAAGATGGCTAAGCAGTCCGGCAacatctctcctctcctcctctgccacAAGATCGGTACTTCCGTCTACCTGTTGGACCCCCAAACCCTCCAGACTTGTGATATCAGTGCGCCAATCTACTGGCGAGCCCCCTTTTTGTCCCTGACCGATACCCGTGAGCTCGTTGAGTTCGTTGTCATGGACATTGAGACCACAGGAACACAGAAGGGCAAGTGGACGCTTGCCGAAGCCACAGTTGCCCGAGCTTCTGACCTCGGTGTCAACGACCGAACGTACTTCACAAGGACTCATATGGGCCGACTTCTCCAACCTGGTGACTCTGCTATGGGTTACCTCCTGGCTGGCACCGTCTTCAACAATACCGAATACGAGGCGATCGAGAACTCCAACACATACTCGTCAACAATTCCCGACGTGATACTAATCAAGAAGCACTACCCCGGTCGCAGAAAGAACCGCAAGAGAAACTGGCAGCTCAAGCGTATGAACAAGGACGAGGGTGAGCTTCTTCCCAAGAAGGCAGACCAAGAACGCATGGATCAAGAGTACGAGCAGTTCTTGAGAGAtgtcgaggaagacgaggagctCCGTGCCACGCTTGCCCTGTACAAGGCTCAGAAGCGggccgaggaagagatgagCGTTGCTGAAaccgaggaagatgatgaggctCCTCATGTTGATATGGATGAGTTACTGGACGACTTTGATGAGCTTACAGTGCAGGACAGGCCAATGGAAGATTAG